The DNA region ACTGGAGGGttatgttaagttcaaacgtgttacaacgtgtttcaatcttattttgatcctaacaatttttataaatacttttctctactaaaatctaattccagatgttaataacattttttaggaaatatatattataaggtcacatgcttcaacgaatatgtctaagccttataaggaaaaagaagtttacgcaagatatgaccgcatcgtccagtaaacaaggaagacacttgttctgtatcgtttcatgccacgtcatacctcagaatttcagaagatgcctttgagcgggaaagtcaaaattgtatctcaactatttgccccatgctttagtcagaaggaaactaatctggtcacgtgcaaactgatttacttttgaagagagaagtctcgatgaccaatgaagaggaaaaaggacaacacgtcaacatcacttttccaaaatgtctctcttctgcaaagtagcccaaagctatcaccacctactagctgacaaagtacacctttttggctaaaggatagttttgaacagcagcatgcatttaatgaagctaccaaccggagatttgaatcaatggttagatgacactcacaacggctacaaacaacggccagattttgtgtctcaacggctacacaactagcaagatcatatataaaggacatatctgaagattgaagaagacaagaatagaaaaatttattgcaagaaaagaaagaactcagagcagttaatcaaaacattcttcaaagcattaaaagctcacagtagatttcctaagagtcaaatccgatctcatacctctgctaaatcaagagagaataccaaaccttaaaagagtcaaacctcttctcttacttctctcttagattctgaactcctgtgtgttccaacgtcctctcataacccaaaacacttgagagttccagtgccataaattgtctacaccaactcttttgagaagagatttcttgtagagccaaacaatcttgttgattgtaggaggagtcctgtacaatacttggagaagtccgtgataatactaggaggagtcctgtacaatacttggagaagtctgtgataatacttggagaagtcctgtctaatacttgtattggagaagtccttgatacttgctagtgaaaatcttggtggtggccaagtactggacgtagcccaatcgtttagggtgaaccagtataaattcctgtgtgctgatcgttctgcttcatttacttacttccgctgcactaaacagtttttgaaaagtcaccagaacaattttcttaagaacttatcttcttttcataaactaaagttttgacaagtaatttttaagaacacaattcaaaccccccctttcttgtgttacttatttacatatcaattggcatcagagcttaggctctagaactaacatcttaacaggtgtagagtaaagatccatggcagaagatcaagctatcgctacgggctcatccaccaacaagcctcctttctttgatggaaccgaatatccctactggaagacgcacatgcaacttttcatagaatcctcaagctacaagttgtgggatatcattgaaaatggcaacatcgtctataaagatgacgctggtgaacccatcaagaaagatcagctgacagaagctcaacgcaaagactatcaactcaattcaaaggcaaaactatttctcttatgtgccttaagcaaagctcagttggacaaagttgatggactcgcaactgccaaagaagtatgggaagctctagggcttgcctatgaaggtacagcaaatatacgtcaagccaaagtaagtttactagtggctgaatatgaaaccttcaaaatgaaggaaaatgaaaccattgatgaaatgttcgcaagatttcaaaccattatcaatggtcttcgaaatctcgatcgcacatacgcacacattgatcaaatcacaaaaatactgaggtgccttcctaaaagatggagacccaaagttactgctatccaagaagcaagagatcttagcacactaaaacttgaagatctcctgggatctctgaaggttcatgagattgaactttctcaagatgaaagcctaaagaagcagaaaagcatcgccttcaaagctaacatctccaaaaacagtcagacgaaagaaatgtctgatgaagaagattcctcagaagaactgtccgatgatgagcaagcactgttcaacagaaagttcaaaaagatgtggatcaaacaacaaagaggaaaaggcctgaagaaggacaacaaaagagaatcaagtcagaaaaagaaatcctttccacacaaaggtgaaagcacctcaactgcagacaaaagcaacattacatgtttcgaatgcaaaaagccaggtcacatcaaaccagactgtcctagactagctaaaaagcctgtcaggaaaccattctacaagaagaagaaagctctagtaactggctgggatgattctgaaaacaactctgaagatgacgaggaagaagaagatgaagaatctctattcgctctcatggcttcagtagatggatcagatgatgatgaagatgatgaggtaagatctgaaaaccttgaagaagagtttaatgaactgcttgaacattcttacactttatctgaaaaatacaagaacctgaagaaacagttttccaagttgcaaaaagaacatgagaaagttttaaaagaaaaagattccattattcatgaaaatgagtttttaaagaaacaagactccacaatggaagtatctgttttaaagaaaagaatcaaagttttgattgatgatttatctactttcacaatagggcatgacaacttagttaaactatgtggaaatagtagagacttatatgataaaagtggtctgggttttgacagcagttgtaacgccccgatttctcgagtgttacacagtaactaattaaccaattttcgtaaagagttttcgtcgattcacttattaatcttcaattaatgacaaacctttcattttacaaaaactcttgaaacataacctttccaaaaaacacgcggaagtaaccaacttcgtaaaactttttaaataaccaactgtaaagagtacgaaacaaaggcctgaatgaaaataaagattacatcaaaacttgttcattcgaatttaagcaataaaattgttcgataccaacacttcggaaactctcaaccccaacagaaaacaaaagactctcaacccaaaccctattccttagcctcttcctcttcctctgaagtgtagtcgtcctccagtattggcacgtcacgtagcatcaactcccaagaatgagtcatcgccattatcttcacgaccatctacccccccaaataaacacatagcaaacaagcagggtcaggtccaacaaaagaatgataatgacaaaatcaacaacaacatatataatataagtacattatatgtcttttatgggaaagagtcagttactaacggaatctcacttcacacaacccaccaaaacttccatggccataatcacgatcatccgcagatgaacaaatctcggaggggactcaccgtacaaccctcaatcatgtggggggactcaccgtccgccagactcaccgtccgtccacagaatcacaaggcgaccgcagtcagccaatcacgtggggactcaccgtacaacccacaaaacaccctcgcgtgcaaggtaccatcgttctcatggtccatagtcctcaccagacctatgtccaattattcacatttacttgcaagcgagtttattacacttttctctttgttaagtctctaaaatcaatcctagagtcttatcatactctttatacaacaaccttcacaacacaacattcacgtgttacaagggaattacggctaggtgagcgacccttgaaccattaactcagaaaataaatataatccacgtaaaggaacgcaagaacattcactcatgcataatatatcatcgcaacttcaacatattgacagcagaaacaactttcacaaaaatagagccacagaatgcatctttcaaccaaaaatcacgtatgatacctttctagaaagctattttaaatatctacaactctctagttacacacttgttcatttgagtcccagaattaggtgatattaggccttaaagctaactgtccggaacaggaagacagcaggtgtgacagttactaaacacgacccccagatcacattactaaaccaaaaattatgatttttatatgtctggaaagatatttcgaaaatctacaactttcagtttaatcactttttcatttgatgaccataaacaggtaaaaaggggctctgaagtccgctgtccagtacaggaaactggcagcgaaactcccatggctctatggttttcaaaactaattttcctttctttccctttgatcatggcaatcttggtacagccccaacaacccaaatatctactcaaaatttcagaaccaaacatttagcaaggatcatgttataacaagtgtaaaatagcacaaaacttaacaaataccatggcaactcgcataaaatcatagattcagatcataaacaacgtttgaggatcatattcatggcttttcaagagaaaaattccagcaagcaagcatgtacaggaaatcatgcaaaaacagtccaaaactcaagttgtttctcatggcaattcatggcatattccctaaagaacctacccattcctagaaccagcccttaccttgattcttgatctgaaaagagaagagaatgaagtttggaagaacaatctcttgctgtccaagtctccttcaccttccttctccttcgcgaaactctctctattcgcgctctctcccttgctcgcgcgcgtgaccggcgacaatggtggtggcttgggcggcggctcccttctcttctctcacacgttctctctttgtttttcatgtgaaggtgctgtagtgtatctctgttttctgattgtggaagaatagggtttccccccttggctaaaatcacatgcaacccacaagtgggctagggttttgtttttccacaagcccgacccaagtccaaccttaacccaccagtctaattacctaatcagacctgaaacttactaaaacctaagccctcaaaggtaaattcataattaaattcggacttagaagaaaaacaatgtaataatcccgctggcactgtacagccggaactacgttcactaaaacgcggatatctggagctacagatatcggatcgacacgaaaccacttggagaatttctagacttgaaggtctacaactctcatgaaggaagttttcccaaatgaagtcgttaagaccctctaaaaattcacacaagttgacagttctaatctgccagttatcaaacattaactaaaacttcaattttattcgaacttccataaaattgttccaaattgaacttagggccttacaataccaccccccttaaaatagtttcgccctcgaaacttaagggtttacaaataaatcggggtgtgactcccgcatcttatcttctaactcccaggtcgcgtcgccagtctcttggttccacacgaccttcactaaaggtacctccttgtttcttaagcgctttacacttcgatcgacgatcttgatgggtggcatcaccatcgttagatcatccttcaactgtatatcgtctggcgtaatcacatgcgaatcatctgccatgtacttccgcaactgcgacacatgaagaacgtcatggatgttggatagaaaaggcggcaacgcaatcctatacgccactggcccaactcgttctgttatctggtacggtccaatgaattttggagtaagcttcttagacttgatcgcccttccgacacctgtcatcggggtaacccgtaagaagacatgatctccagcttggaATTCCAGCTCTTTCCTTCGATTGTCAGCGTAActcttctgacgactctgcgagatcctcatcttttcttgaATTCGCTTTACTTCTTCGGTGGTTTGCTGAACCAGCTCGGGTCCAATCactaagttctccccatcttgatgccagcacaaaggcgtccgacacctccgaccatacaaagcttcataaggtgccatcccgatgctcgcatgaaagctgttgttgtaggtgaactcaatcagcggcaacaactcatcccagcttcctttattatctagcacacaagctcttagcaaatcctccaaggattgaatagtcctttcagtttgcccatccgtctgtgggtgataagcggaactcaatctcagcttggttcccaaagcttgttgcaaagccccccagaaacgtgaggtaaacctcgggtctctgtccgacacaatgctagacgGTACACCATGCAGACGAACAATCTCCACGATGTAGATTTCTGCTAGTCTCTCcaccttgtagttcagattgatcGGCACGAAGTGAGCGGTCTTCGTCAGTCGATCAACCActacccaaattgcatcaaatCTTCTTCGTGTTAGGGGtaacgccgtcacgaagtccatagagatgctatcccatttccactccggaacatccaacgactgtagttttcctgctggcttctgatgttccaccttagccttctgacaagtcaagcatgtcgacacatactcagctacttgtttcttcattccaggccaccagaaatgaactttcaggtcttgatacatcttgttcatccccgggtgaatgctcaacctgctcttgtgaccttcatccaagattAATCTTCGCATAGCTgcgtcattgggtacacaaacccGTCCCTTGCAACGTAGTAtgttatcgtttccgatagcgaACTCCGGTGCCTTCCCTTGAGTAACTAGTTTGCGCCACTCAAGTAatccttcatcagtctcttgcttcgatttgatctcatccaagagcccactcgacaccgtcaccatcCCGAAACTAAGTTTCCCTGGAGCTATCTTCACATCCAAACTCAGATCTCGGAACGCCTCCAATAAtcctaactccttgaccatcaacgaggatacatgtataaCCTTTCGACTAAGAGCGTCAGCTACCACATTAgttttccccggatgatactgtaggtCAAACTCGTAATCCtgaagaaattccatccaccttcgttgcctcatgttcagatccttctgatcaaacaaatacttcagactcttgtgatcactgtagatcgtgaacgtactgccatacaggtaatgtctccaaatcttgagagcgtatactatagcagccaactccaaatcatgcgtaggataattcttctcatgaatcttcagctgtcgcgaggcataagcaatcactttcttctcctgcatcattacacaacccaaaccattgtgtgaagcgtcacaataaacgtcatatggttctccttccttgggtaaagctagtatcggtgcagtagtcagtcgcttcttcatttcctggaaactctcttcacatttctccgtccatgcaaaaggttggttcttctttgtcaactgagtcaacggtgaagtcaactttgcataatccttcacgaagcgtctatagtagccagcaagtccaacaaaacttctgatgtcgcttgctgtcttaggttgttcccatgacatgatcgattcaatcttgctggggtcaacagccacaccctgacttgatatgacatgacctaggaacttcacctcttccatccagaattcacacttcgagccattagcatatagctccttctcccgcaatactcctagcacttgacgcaaatgctcttcgggttcttctttactcttcgagtaaatcaaaatatcgtcaatgaacaccaccacgaacttgtccaggaatggcctgaacactctgttcatgtagtccataaatactgcgggtgcatttgtaactccaaatggcatcacgagatactcataatgcccataacgagttctgaatgcggttttctgtatgtcagcctccttgacacggatttggtgatatcctgacttcagatctatcttcgagaaaacaacagctccccgaagttgatccatcaaatcatctatccgaggcatcgggtaacgattcttcactgtcaccttgttgagttgtcggtaatccacacacaatctggaccttccgtctttcttcttcaccaacaacaCCGGTGCTCCCCATGGCGACacacttggtcggataaatcccttgGAAGAGAGATCCTCCAACTGTTTTGCTAACTCCGTCAACTCtgctggtgccatccgataaggCGCCATTGATATTGGTCCTGTACCCGGTATAATATCAATGGAGAACTCTGTCTCTCTCACTGGCGGTAATCCAGGTACATCCTCCGGAAATACATCCACAAAATCTTACACCACCAAAATGTTGCGTACGTCGCCGTCGTTCTTCGCCTCAGCTACGATAGAGTTTACGAATGCTGGTGAACCATTTCCCAAGTTGTACGAATTCAAGTAATCCGTAACGCCAGAATCCGGAAATACTACGGccttattagcacaatccaacagaaCGTAATATTGtgccaaccagtccatccccagaatcacatcgagctctttaagcccCAAACAGACGAGGTTCGCAAAGAACTTCCGATCCTCATAAATCAACGGGCATTGCAAGCATGCCGTGCGCGTAACTAATCGATCTGCGGCAGGGGTCGTCACCACCAAATCGAATGGTAAATCAGCAGTTAGCAATCCTAACTTTTTCACACACTCCTCAGCAATGAATGAGTGTGTAGCACCAGAGTCAAATAACACCATTAAAGAAGTTTCAGCGATAACACACGTACCCTGGATAAGGTCATCAGTCACAGCAGCTTGTTCCCCAGACATTGCAAACACACGACCTGGAGCAGAAGGTCGCTTTCCCCTGGCAGCATTCAGCACTGGCTCGGCCTTAGCAGCATCAGGACAGTCTCTCTCAACATGCCCTGGTTTCTGGCACTTCCAGCACACATACTCCTTCCCACATTCATTTGAATAGTGTCCCTTCTGGTTGCACTTGTAACAGACGACATCGTCCTTAGGAGCACGTACCACATTCCTTCCAGCAAAAGGCACCCTATCAGTAGGGCGTTGGTAAGGTTTCCTCATCGGAGCCTTGCCCCTGTCAAACCTACCAGCTTGTCTCTGTCCCTCAAACCGTCCGGTCGGCCTCTGACCAGAACGGATCGGACCTCCACTGTCATACTTGCCCCTCTGACGATTCTTCATCGACTCCACTTCAcgagctttctccaccaattgttGGAAGACTCtgattcccaatggcctcacagaCTCCTCAATGTCATTCCTCAAACCCCTCATGAATCGGTTGCATAGGTACGCTTCATCCACTCGTACTTGGAAAAAGCGAAAGTGTTTGGACAGGGTCTCCAGTCTTGCAGCATATTCCCCCACGGTCATTAGCCCCTGTCTCAGGTTGAGGAATTGATTCTCCATGTCTTCCCTGGCAGTCTCCGGAAAGTACTTCTCCATGAAAGCCCTTTTGAAGGACTCCCATGTGATGGCCACATTGTTGGCAGTCATCAGCTGTTTGGCGCTCcgccaccagtactcagcgtcaCCCTTCAGCATAAAGGTCGCCAGATTTACCTTCTCAACGTCAGGTGTATGGAGAGCCTCAAAGATTTTCTCCATTTCCTGAATCCAAAGATCAGCTTTCTCGGGCTCCACTTCGCCTTGGAACTTAGGTGGTCCATGACGATTGAAATCAGTTCTCATGCGGATCCGGTCCTGTGCCAGCTCCCTCTCAGCCCGTTGTGCCCTTCTGGCATCCTCCTCAGCTCTCCGGGTGTTCTCTTCAGCTTCCCGTTGAAGCTGTGCCGTGGCCTGAGCAGCAGCAGTGGCAGCCTGCTGGGTCATCACCTGAGCCAGCTGGGCCATTGCTTGAGCAAGCTGAGCATTGGTTGGGTCCTGTCTCGGAGGCATGATGGAAATCCTGCTTTGAAATAGAACCACAACTCAATGTCAGTGCActcaaattaacaaaaaaaaaaaatatctaagtATACAATAAGTAATCTATcccaagtatcacggcaatgatactattCAGACAATCACAGCCACGCATacatcttagcacacaagtctacccaatctcaccgcgaagctccaaaaacatctttatcaaaaaaaaaacaaaacatcaacgagttcggaaactcgtaagcccaaaacccttagtgctctggtttctcaaccgcagctctgataccacaatgtaacgccccgatttctcgagtgttacacagtaactaattaaccaattttcgtaaagagttttcgtcgattcacttattaatcttcaattaatgacaaacctttcattttacaaaaactcttgaaacataacctttccaaaaaacacgcggaagtaaccaacttcgtaaaactttttaaataaccaactgtaaagagtacgaaacaagggcctgaatgaaaataaagattacatcaaaacttgttcattcgaatttaagcaataaaattgttcgataccaacacttcggaaactctcaaccccaacagaaaacaaaagactctcaacccaaaccctattccttagcctcttcctcttcctctgaagtgtagtcgtcctccagtattggcacgtcacgtagcatcaactcccaagaatgagtcatcgccattatcttcacgaccatctacccccccaaataaacacatagcaaacaagcagggtcaggtccaacaaaagaatgataatgacaaaatcaacaacaacatatataatataagtacattatatgtcttttatgggaaagagtcagttactaacggaatctcacttcacacaacccaccaaaacttccatggccataatcacgatcatccgcagatgaacaaatctcggaggggactcaccgtataaccctcaatcatgtggggggactcaccgtccgccagactcaccgtccgtccacagaatcacaaggcgaccgcagtcagccaatcacgtggggactcaccgtacaacccacaaaacaccctcgcgtgcaaggtaccatcgttctcatggtccatagtcctcaccagacctatgtccaattattcacatttacttgcaagcgagtttattacacttttctctttgttaagtctctaaaatcaatcctagagtcttatcatactctttatacaacaaccttcacaacacaacattcacgtgttacaagggaattacggctaggtgagcgacccttgaaccattaactcagaaaataaatataatccacgtaaaggaacgcaagaacattcactcatgcataatatatcatcgcaacttcaacatattgacagcagaaacaactttcacaaaaatagagccacagaatgcatctttcaaccaaaaatcacgtatgatacctttctagaaagctattttaaatatctacaactctctagttacacacttgttcatttgagtcccagaattag from Lotus japonicus ecotype B-129 chromosome 2, LjGifu_v1.2 includes:
- the LOC130736426 gene encoding uncharacterized protein LOC130736426, encoding MPPRQDPTNAQLAQAMAQLAQVMTQQAATAAAQATAQLQREAEENTRRAEEDARRAQRAERELAQDRIRMRTDFNRHGPPKFQGEVEPEKADLWIQEMEKIFEALHTPDVEKVNLATFMLKGDAEYWWRSAKQLMTANNVAITWESFKRAFMEKYFPETAREDMENQFLNLRQGLMTVGEYAARLETLSKHFRFFQVRVDEAYLCNRFMRGLRNDIEESVRPLGIRVFQQLVEKAREVESMKNRQRGKYDSGGPIRSGQRPTGRFEGQRQAGRFDRGKAPMRKPYQRPTDRVPFAGRNVVRAPKDDVVCYKCNQKGHYSNECGKEYVCWKCQKPGHVERDCPDAAKAEPVLNAARGKRPSAPGRVFAMSGEQAAVTDDLIQGTCVIAETSLMVLFDSGATHSFIAEECVKKLGLLTADLPFDLVVTTPAADRLVTRTACLQCPLIYEDRKFFANLVCLGLKELDVILGMDWLAQYYVLLDCANKAVVFPDSGVTDYLNSYNLGNGSPAFVNSIVAEAKNDGDVRNILVV